Proteins encoded together in one Pseudomonas sp. Seg1 window:
- a CDS encoding autotransporter-associated beta strand repeat-containing protein, with protein sequence MEARFGVALVSRFSPLSLAVHLSVAGLLFGGVSAPALATCSTAGSTVTCTGVPSLPLFLNNFSSATNGLTVNVNSGAQMNATLGGHVMDLTGVNISLNNSGTLDPALLGLVSVLSGGAFIGTGATSTVSVLNNASGIIRGTGMLLGLNLTSIGGLGIAVNNAAAGTTSITNAGTITSTGLSVGGITLADTPVVGVYGGSQVNMTNSDTGIINGRIAFETSAAGNTFYNAGAITGGVSMGAASTNTFTAVTGSSVQVGDGVQVSVGLGGLIGINLTFAPTGTVDGGAGGTNSLILQNTTGVGGGITGVGTASSATYVNFNNLTLNSGTWTLQGPLVSGATTLNGGVAQFNNNATFGSGVITSNGGILQASNAGLNISNLISLGAGGVTVQGTNATTLSGVISGSGGLTKVGAGQLNLSAANTYLGNTTLNGGTVLVSNNSAFSAGTLNVTGATTVSAPGTISLNNAINLGGTLTASGTGALTLDGLISGSSGLTKTGTGSLTLSGANTGYTGTTTLSAGSLLVTNNNSLGSGALTTAAGTSLDSTANVNLANNIAMTGALNVLGSNALTLGGVLSGTGGITKSGSASLTLTGNNTNAGNTVLNAGSLFLGSNTALGTGALSAAAGTTLDATTAVTLANAVALAADLTIGGTQALGLSGVISGAGNLIKNGTANLSLSGNNTFSGGTALNAGTLIVGSNTALGTGALTTAEGTTLDASTAVALTNAVSLGGNLNVGGSANLTLGGVISGSGGLTKNGAANLILNGTNTFLGAIALNAGTLTAGANAALGSGNITVGGAATLDSNASVTLNNAVILNNALSIGGANALTLGGVISGASQLIKNGAANLTLSGANTFTGGTTLNAGSLTVGDSAALGTGALTVAGAGTLNSSSALTLNNAITLNANLTAGGANALTLGGVISGGNGLIKTGASSLTLNGANTYTGTTALNAGTLIVGSNTALGTGTLNASNGTTLDANTAATLANNVNLGGTLTLGGTNALTLGGVVAGIGGLVKNGAADLTLNGANTYFGNTALNTGKLIVGSNTALGSGTLNAAAGTTLDANTAVSLNNAVALAGALNIGGTADLTLTGLVSGAGSLVKNGTANLILNAANNFLGGTTLNAGTLAVGNSSALGSGALTVAGAATLDSNSPLVSLSNAVALNAALTVGGTQNLTLGGVTSGTGQLIKNGAANLTLNGNNTFSGGTTLNAGTLTLGNANGLGSGALIVGGAATLDNSASFGIGNAITLNAGLTVAGNNDLSLNGIIDGAGNLTKNGLSDLTLAGNNTFTGAVNIVSGSVTTLNSNALGNTSGVNISAGAGLNLGSDASLGALTGSGDVQLTGSNTLTVGSGNVTSTFDGGLSGSGGLIKVGTGTLSLTGINGITGNTAINGGTVDLSGSLASAQVNVNTGGTLTGTGSALGAINVNSGGHLALSSGNQLSAGALTLAAGSNVDVALGTPSTASLMNVGGNLTLDGNLNVTDAGGFGVGVYRLFNYTGALTNLGLDVASVPVGYGLGDLIVQTGVANQINIQVSAPNSNIRYWDGSQTIANGVVDGGSGTWNAVGTNWTDANGLVNQPWAGDFAVFQGTAGTVTVNGTQAFTGMQFLTDGYNVVNGAAGQLTAVNGTGGTTAVRVDPGVTATLAANINGSGILNKLDTGTLVLNGANTYSGGTQLDGGKIVVGSNTALGSGTLTANAGTQLDSNAAVTLGNAATLNGNLTVVGSNALTLNGVIGGTGGLVKTGAANLTLGGNNAFLGPVALNAGGLILASNSALGSATLNAAGGTTLDASTQVAVNNAVNLAGNLGIGGTADLTLAGTINGAGSLSKNGASNLTLSGNNNFLGGINLSAGTLTAGSNSALGLGNLTVAGASALDSSSALSLGNNVVLNANLSNTGSNNLTLAGVVSGAGGLIKNGASNLTLNGINTYSGGTTLNAGTLTLGTGSALGSGAVTVAGAASLDNAAPLALANNLNVNANLSLTGNSGLTLGGVIAGAGTLTKSGLAVLTLSGNNTFSGLIDVMAGSLNTVGSTALGNNASVNLAAGTTLNIGDSTSIGSLTGDGTVGIGDFDSLSIGGNNQSSTFAGVLRDGIDPGGLTKLGSGTLTLTGNNTLTGDTNVNAGTLQVNGSLASGNVLVNSGGTLGGGGTLTGAVTVADGGHLAGLTGSTLSVNSLVFNGNSNFDVGLGTPVSGGGNALVNVGGNLTLDGTLNVSDIGGFGSGVYRLINYTGGLTDNGMLIGTVPGSVTPGDLTLQTALANQINLLVTAPGVTVQFWDGNQLIANGSVDGGNGTWGTGTTNWTDVNGTTNQAWTNNFAVFQGTAGTVTVNGAQTITGMQFVTDGYSLQNGTAGSLNLVNGSLGNASVRVDPNTTATIGVALNGAGSLGKYDTGTLVLNAANGYTGGTALNGGKIVVGNNAALGTGVLTAANGTALDSNTAVNLGNDVVLNGGLNVAGSNALTLGGVVSGSGSLIKTGASSLTLNGSNTYSGGTQLGGGTLILGNNSALSSGALSVTGNGSLDSTSALQLANAINLGAQLTLAGNQNTTLIGAITGSGSLLKNGTGDLVLSGANTYSGGTTLNGGSTRGDTSSLQGAIVNNAALTFEQNADGSYTGNLTGSGTLNKTGSGQLLLTGNNTFTGNTSVQAGNLLVNGVLNSANVNVASGAKIGGGGQFGGAVQLADGATLLGGGTATPLSVGSLALSSGTNLDFSLGSAASSTTVVNVAGNLTLDGTLNISNAGGFGTGVYQLFSYGGSLTDNGLVYGSLPVSTANLTLQTAIANQINLLVQGTPGEVQFWNGGTTNPDGSIDGGSGVWGPNTNWTDPSGTQALASNGQFAVFGGQSGTVTVQGNQNFTGLQFLTSGYSLVPGAGGTLTPVNGSDGSLAPVRVNAGASAEISTPLVGTGGIEKLDAGTLVLSGANTYSGGTTVSGGTLIGNTTSLQGNILNNASLVFQQNANGQFNGSLRGLGAMLKRGAGTLLLIGDNPFSGTVSVDQGVLQVGSRAARASLGGQVTVANGAGLSGNGSVGSLVNHGVVASGAEAGTLSVAGNLTNAADGVLALTISSPTATPLAVGGTAALGGGLQVNSLAPFTGNTVYSLITAGGGVTGTFSSADLPQYAFLDSSLVYGADSVTLAVSRNDNSFADVAATGNQSATASALSRNGAAGTALQNQIVNLSVAGARSAFDSLSGEIHASTASAILEDSRYVREAVNDRMRQPSCSAADDPRRALAPSENQLSSNGCHGEMVGWARALGAWGESDGDSNSAKLDRNLSGFLLGTDKQLDEQWRVGMAAGYTRSDLDAHDRRSDATVESYHLAAYLNSQFDALAVRLGAAYSWHDIETKRDVSVGTYNDRLKANYDARSAQVFGEVGYTIDAAGIALEPFAGLAYVNYDTDKAKEKGGVGRLKADADQDITFSTLGLRAGKVITLSNGGQFTPRAAVGWRHAFGDTKPDADLTFIDGGASFSTQGVPIAKDSAIVEAGVDFQISPTGKLGVGYSGQLSNDNNDHAMTISFSLGF encoded by the coding sequence GTGGAAGCAAGGTTCGGTGTCGCCCTCGTATCGCGTTTTTCTCCTCTTTCCCTTGCTGTGCATCTGAGTGTCGCCGGGTTGTTGTTCGGCGGCGTCAGCGCACCTGCGTTGGCCACGTGCTCCACGGCCGGCTCGACGGTGACCTGTACCGGCGTGCCATCGCTGCCGTTGTTTCTCAACAACTTCAGCAGCGCCACCAATGGCCTGACGGTCAACGTCAACAGCGGCGCGCAGATGAACGCGACCCTCGGCGGCCATGTCATGGACCTGACCGGGGTGAATATCAGCCTGAACAACTCCGGCACCCTCGACCCGGCGCTGCTCGGTCTGGTCTCGGTGTTGAGTGGCGGTGCCTTCATCGGCACCGGTGCGACCAGTACGGTCAGTGTGCTCAACAACGCCAGCGGGATCATCCGCGGCACCGGCATGTTGCTCGGCCTCAACCTGACCAGCATCGGTGGCCTGGGCATCGCAGTAAACAACGCGGCGGCGGGCACCACCAGCATCACCAACGCCGGCACCATCACTTCGACCGGGCTCTCGGTCGGTGGCATCACTCTGGCCGATACCCCGGTGGTGGGCGTCTACGGCGGCTCGCAGGTCAACATGACCAACAGCGACACCGGCATTATCAACGGCCGGATCGCGTTCGAGACGTCGGCGGCGGGCAACACCTTCTACAACGCCGGTGCGATTACCGGCGGCGTGTCGATGGGCGCGGCGAGCACCAACACCTTCACCGCCGTGACCGGCTCTTCCGTGCAAGTCGGCGATGGTGTTCAGGTCTCGGTGGGGCTCGGGGGTTTGATCGGTATCAACCTGACGTTCGCTCCGACCGGCACCGTCGATGGCGGCGCGGGCGGTACCAACAGCCTGATCCTGCAAAACACGACCGGCGTCGGCGGCGGTATTACCGGTGTCGGTACGGCGTCGAGCGCGACCTACGTCAACTTCAACAACCTGACCCTCAACAGCGGCACCTGGACCTTGCAGGGACCGTTGGTCAGCGGTGCGACCACGCTCAATGGCGGTGTCGCCCAGTTCAACAACAACGCCACCTTCGGCAGCGGTGTGATCACCTCCAATGGCGGGATTCTGCAGGCAAGCAACGCCGGTTTGAACATCAGCAACCTGATATCCCTCGGTGCCGGTGGCGTGACGGTACAAGGCACCAACGCCACCACGTTGAGCGGTGTGATTTCCGGCAGCGGTGGCCTGACCAAGGTCGGAGCGGGGCAATTGAACCTCAGCGCCGCCAACACTTATCTGGGCAACACCACGCTCAACGGCGGTACGGTGCTGGTGAGCAATAATTCGGCGTTCAGTGCCGGTACCCTCAATGTCACCGGCGCGACAACCGTGAGCGCACCGGGCACGATCAGCCTGAACAATGCCATCAACCTCGGAGGCACACTGACGGCCAGCGGCACCGGCGCACTGACCCTCGATGGCTTGATCAGTGGCAGCAGTGGTCTCACCAAAACCGGCACCGGCAGCCTGACCCTCAGCGGTGCCAACACCGGTTACACCGGCACCACCACGTTGAGCGCCGGCAGCCTGCTGGTGACCAATAACAACTCGCTGGGCAGCGGTGCGCTGACCACCGCCGCCGGCACCAGCCTCGACAGCACCGCCAACGTCAATCTGGCCAACAACATCGCGATGACCGGCGCGCTCAATGTGCTTGGCAGTAATGCCTTGACACTCGGTGGTGTGTTGTCCGGCACGGGCGGCATTACCAAGAGTGGCAGCGCCAGCCTGACGCTGACCGGCAATAACACCAACGCCGGTAACACCGTGCTTAATGCCGGCAGCCTGTTCCTGGGCAGTAACACCGCGCTTGGTACCGGCGCGTTGAGCGCGGCGGCGGGCACCACGCTGGATGCGACCACAGCGGTAACGTTGGCCAACGCCGTCGCGCTGGCGGCGGATCTGACCATTGGCGGTACGCAGGCGCTGGGCCTGAGCGGCGTCATCAGTGGCGCTGGCAACCTGATCAAAAATGGCACCGCAAACCTGAGCCTTAGCGGCAACAACACGTTCTCCGGCGGCACTGCGCTGAATGCCGGCACGCTGATTGTCGGCTCCAACACCGCGCTGGGTACTGGCGCACTGACTACCGCGGAAGGTACCACCCTCGACGCCAGCACCGCGGTCGCGCTGACCAACGCGGTTTCCCTCGGCGGCAACTTGAACGTCGGCGGCAGCGCCAACCTGACCCTCGGTGGTGTTATCAGCGGCAGCGGCGGGCTGACCAAAAACGGCGCAGCCAACCTGATCCTTAACGGTACCAACACGTTCCTCGGTGCCATCGCATTGAACGCAGGCACCCTCACCGCAGGCGCGAATGCGGCGCTCGGCAGCGGCAACATCACCGTGGGCGGCGCGGCAACCCTCGACAGCAATGCGTCCGTGACCCTGAACAACGCGGTTATTCTCAACAACGCCTTGAGCATCGGCGGCGCCAACGCCCTGACGCTGGGTGGCGTGATCAGCGGCGCCAGTCAATTGATCAAGAACGGCGCCGCCAACCTGACCCTCAGCGGCGCCAACACCTTCACCGGCGGCACCACGTTGAACGCCGGCAGCCTGACCGTCGGCGACAGCGCGGCACTCGGCACCGGCGCACTGACCGTGGCCGGGGCGGGCACCCTCAACAGCAGTTCGGCGTTGACCCTGAACAACGCGATCACCCTCAACGCCAACCTCACCGCGGGCGGCGCCAACGCGCTGACCCTCGGCGGCGTGATCAGTGGCGGCAACGGCCTGATCAAGACCGGCGCGTCGAGCCTGACCCTCAACGGTGCCAACACTTACACCGGCACCACGGCGCTGAACGCCGGCACACTGATTGTCGGTTCCAACACGGCGCTGGGCACGGGCACACTGAACGCGTCGAACGGCACCACACTGGATGCCAACACCGCAGCAACCCTGGCCAATAACGTCAACCTCGGCGGCACCCTGACCCTGGGCGGCACCAATGCGCTGACCCTCGGCGGCGTGGTCGCCGGTATCGGTGGGCTGGTCAAGAATGGCGCCGCCGACCTGACCCTCAACGGCGCTAACACCTATTTCGGCAACACCGCACTGAACACCGGCAAGCTGATTGTCGGCAGCAACACCGCGCTGGGCTCGGGCACATTGAACGCGGCGGCAGGCACGACGCTGGACGCCAACACCGCCGTCAGCCTGAACAACGCGGTGGCGCTGGCCGGTGCCTTGAATATTGGCGGCACGGCTGATCTGACCTTGACCGGTCTGGTCAGCGGCGCCGGCAGTCTGGTGAAAAACGGTACGGCCAATCTGATTCTCAACGCGGCGAACAACTTCCTCGGCGGCACTACGCTGAACGCCGGCACGCTGGCTGTCGGCAACAGTTCGGCGTTGGGCTCCGGCGCACTGACCGTCGCTGGCGCGGCGACGCTGGACAGCAATTCGCCGCTGGTCTCGCTAAGCAACGCGGTCGCCCTCAATGCGGCGCTGACCGTCGGCGGCACGCAGAACCTGACCCTCGGCGGCGTAACCAGTGGCACCGGCCAGTTGATCAAGAATGGCGCGGCCAATCTGACCCTCAACGGCAACAACACCTTCAGCGGCGGTACGACTCTGAACGCCGGCACCCTGACTCTGGGCAATGCCAACGGTTTGGGCAGCGGCGCGTTGATTGTTGGCGGCGCGGCGACCCTGGATAACAGCGCTTCCTTCGGCATCGGCAATGCAATCACGTTGAACGCCGGTCTCACCGTCGCGGGCAACAACGACCTGAGCCTCAACGGCATCATCGACGGCGCCGGCAACCTGACCAAAAACGGTCTGTCTGACTTGACGCTGGCCGGCAACAACACGTTCACGGGCGCGGTGAACATTGTCTCCGGCAGCGTCACCACGTTGAACAGCAATGCGCTGGGCAACACCTCTGGTGTGAATATCAGCGCTGGCGCCGGCCTGAATCTGGGCAGCGACGCCAGCCTCGGCGCGCTGACCGGCAGCGGCGACGTGCAGCTCACTGGCAGCAACACCCTGACCGTCGGCAGCGGCAACGTCACCAGCACGTTCGACGGCGGCCTCAGTGGCAGCGGTGGCCTGATCAAGGTCGGCACCGGCACCCTGAGCCTCACCGGAATCAATGGCATCACCGGCAACACCGCGATCAATGGCGGCACCGTGGATCTCAGCGGTTCGCTGGCCAGCGCGCAGGTCAACGTCAACACCGGCGGTACCCTGACCGGTACCGGTTCGGCGCTCGGTGCCATCAACGTCAACAGCGGTGGGCATCTGGCGTTGTCGTCGGGTAACCAACTGTCCGCCGGTGCACTGACCCTCGCGGCCGGCAGCAACGTCGATGTGGCGCTGGGAACCCCTTCGACCGCGTCGCTGATGAATGTCGGTGGCAACCTTACTCTCGACGGTAATCTCAACGTCACCGACGCCGGCGGTTTCGGCGTTGGCGTGTATCGCCTGTTCAACTACACCGGTGCGCTGACCAATCTGGGTCTTGATGTCGCCAGCGTGCCGGTCGGCTACGGCCTCGGCGATTTGATTGTGCAGACGGGCGTGGCCAATCAGATCAACATTCAAGTGTCGGCGCCGAACTCCAATATTCGTTATTGGGATGGCAGCCAGACCATTGCCAACGGTGTCGTCGATGGCGGCAGCGGTACCTGGAACGCGGTCGGCACCAATTGGACCGACGCCAACGGACTGGTCAATCAGCCATGGGCTGGCGACTTCGCGGTGTTCCAGGGTACGGCCGGTACGGTGACGGTTAACGGCACGCAAGCCTTCACCGGCATGCAATTCCTCACCGATGGCTACAACGTCGTCAACGGCGCGGCGGGACAACTGACAGCAGTCAACGGCACCGGTGGCACCACCGCGGTGCGCGTTGATCCGGGCGTGACCGCGACCCTCGCCGCCAATATCAATGGCAGCGGCATCCTCAACAAACTCGACACCGGCACCCTCGTGCTCAACGGCGCCAACACCTACAGCGGCGGAACGCAACTGGACGGCGGCAAGATTGTCGTCGGCAGCAACACCGCGCTGGGCAGCGGTACGCTGACCGCCAATGCCGGCACGCAACTGGACAGCAACGCGGCAGTGACCCTCGGCAACGCGGCGACACTCAACGGCAACCTCACCGTGGTCGGCAGCAATGCGCTGACCCTCAACGGCGTGATCGGCGGCACCGGTGGTCTGGTCAAAACCGGCGCGGCCAACCTGACCCTCGGCGGCAATAACGCCTTCCTCGGGCCAGTGGCGCTGAACGCGGGCGGACTGATTCTGGCGTCGAACTCGGCACTGGGTTCCGCCACCTTGAACGCAGCGGGTGGCACCACCCTTGATGCGAGCACGCAGGTGGCAGTGAATAACGCGGTCAATCTGGCGGGTAACCTCGGCATTGGCGGCACGGCGGATCTGACCCTCGCCGGCACAATCAATGGCGCCGGCAGCCTGAGCAAAAACGGCGCGTCGAACCTGACCCTCAGCGGCAACAACAACTTCCTCGGTGGCATCAACCTCAGCGCCGGCACCCTGACCGCCGGCAGCAACTCGGCGCTGGGCCTGGGCAACCTCACCGTCGCCGGCGCTTCGGCGCTGGACAGCAGCAGTGCGTTGAGCCTGGGCAACAACGTCGTGCTCAACGCCAACCTGAGCAACACCGGCAGCAACAACCTGACCCTCGCCGGTGTGGTCAGTGGCGCGGGTGGGCTGATCAAGAACGGCGCGTCGAACCTGACGCTCAACGGCATCAACACCTACAGCGGCGGCACCACATTGAACGCCGGCACACTGACGCTCGGTACGGGCTCCGCGCTGGGTTCCGGCGCAGTGACCGTGGCGGGTGCAGCGTCCCTCGACAACGCCGCACCGCTGGCGCTGGCCAACAACCTCAACGTCAATGCCAATCTGAGCCTCACAGGTAACAGTGGCCTGACGCTGGGCGGTGTGATCGCCGGCGCTGGTACGTTGACCAAGAGCGGTCTGGCGGTCCTGACGCTCAGCGGCAATAACACTTTCAGCGGTCTGATCGATGTTATGGCCGGCAGCCTGAACACCGTCGGCAGCACCGCGCTGGGCAATAACGCCAGCGTCAATCTCGCCGCCGGTACCACGCTCAACATCGGCGATTCGACCAGCATCGGCAGCCTGACCGGTGACGGTACGGTTGGCATCGGTGACTTTGACAGCCTGAGCATCGGCGGCAACAACCAGAGCAGCACATTCGCTGGCGTCCTCAGGGACGGCATCGATCCGGGCGGTTTGACCAAGCTGGGCAGCGGCACATTGACCCTGACCGGCAACAACACCCTCACTGGTGACACCAACGTCAACGCCGGTACCCTGCAGGTCAACGGTTCACTGGCCAGCGGCAATGTACTGGTCAACAGCGGCGGCACCCTCGGTGGCGGCGGCACGCTGACCGGAGCCGTGACCGTGGCCGATGGCGGGCATCTGGCCGGGCTCACTGGCAGCACCTTGTCGGTGAATTCGCTGGTGTTCAACGGCAACTCCAACTTCGATGTCGGCCTCGGCACTCCGGTGTCCGGTGGCGGTAATGCGTTGGTGAATGTCGGCGGCAATCTGACCCTCGACGGCACGCTGAATGTCAGCGACATCGGCGGTTTCGGCAGCGGCGTGTATCGGCTGATCAACTACACCGGTGGCCTCACCGACAACGGCATGCTGATCGGCACGGTACCGGGCAGCGTCACCCCGGGCGACCTGACCCTGCAAACCGCGCTGGCCAACCAGATCAATCTGCTGGTTACCGCACCGGGCGTTACCGTGCAGTTCTGGGACGGCAATCAACTGATCGCCAACGGTTCGGTGGACGGCGGCAATGGCACTTGGGGCACCGGCACCACCAACTGGACCGACGTCAACGGCACCACCAATCAGGCCTGGACCAACAACTTCGCAGTGTTCCAGGGCACGGCGGGCACGGTCACGGTCAACGGCGCGCAAACCATCACCGGCATGCAGTTCGTCACCGATGGCTACAGCCTGCAAAACGGCACGGCGGGGTCGCTGAATCTGGTCAACGGTTCGCTGGGTAACGCCTCGGTGCGCGTCGATCCGAACACAACGGCGACCATCGGTGTGGCACTCAACGGCGCCGGCTCCCTCGGCAAATACGACACCGGCACGCTGGTGCTCAACGCCGCCAACGGTTACACCGGCGGCACCGCGCTCAATGGCGGCAAGATCGTAGTGGGCAACAACGCGGCACTCGGCACTGGCGTGTTGACGGCGGCCAACGGCACCGCGCTGGACAGCAACACCGCCGTCAACCTCGGCAACGACGTGGTACTTAATGGTGGCCTGAACGTTGCCGGCTCCAATGCCTTGACCCTCGGCGGCGTGGTCAGCGGCAGCGGCAGTCTGATCAAGACCGGCGCTTCCAGCCTGACCCTCAACGGCAGCAACACCTACAGCGGCGGCACCCAACTGGGGGGCGGCACGCTGATCCTCGGCAATAACAGCGCACTGAGCAGCGGTGCGTTGAGTGTGACCGGCAACGGCAGCCTCGACAGTACCTCGGCGCTGCAACTGGCCAACGCCATCAACCTCGGCGCGCAACTGACGCTCGCCGGTAACCAGAACACCACCCTGATCGGCGCGATTACCGGCAGCGGCAGTCTGCTGAAAAACGGCACGGGTGATCTGGTGCTCAGCGGCGCGAATACCTACAGCGGTGGCACCACGCTGAACGGCGGCAGCACGCGCGGCGACACCAGCAGCCTGCAAGGCGCAATCGTCAACAACGCGGCGCTGACCTTCGAGCAGAACGCTGACGGCAGCTACACCGGCAACCTCACCGGTAGCGGCACGCTGAACAAAACCGGCAGCGGTCAATTGCTGTTGACCGGCAACAATACGTTCACCGGCAACACGTCGGTGCAGGCCGGCAATCTGCTCGTCAACGGTGTACTCAACAGCGCCAACGTCAACGTCGCCAGCGGTGCGAAAATCGGTGGCGGCGGTCAGTTCGGCGGGGCGGTGCAATTGGCCGACGGCGCGACCTTGCTCGGTGGCGGCACGGCGACGCCGTTGTCGGTCGGTTCGCTGGCGTTGTCCTCGGGCACGAATCTTGACTTCAGTCTCGGCTCGGCGGCCAGCTCCACCACAGTGGTCAACGTCGCTGGCAACCTGACCCTCGACGGCACGCTGAACATCAGCAACGCCGGCGGCTTCGGCACCGGGGTCTACCAACTGTTCAGCTACGGCGGCAGCCTGACTGACAACGGGCTGGTTTACGGCAGCCTGCCGGTGTCGACGGCCAATCTGACCCTGCAAACCGCCATCGCCAACCAGATCAATCTGCTGGTGCAAGGCACGCCGGGAGAGGTGCAGTTCTGGAACGGCGGCACCACCAATCCTGATGGCAGCATCGATGGTGGTAGCGGTGTGTGGGGGCCGAATACCAACTGGACCGATCCGAGCGGCACGCAAGCGTTGGCCTCCAACGGTCAGTTCGCCGTATTTGGCGGGCAGAGCGGCACGGTGACTGTGCAGGGCAATCAGAACTTCACCGGCCTGCAATTCCTCACCAGCGGCTACAGCCTGGTGCCAGGGGCGGGCGGCACGCTGACGCCGGTCAACGGTTCTGACGGCAGCCTTGCGCCGGTGCGCGTCAACGCCGGGGCCAGTGCGGAGATTTCCACACCACTGGTCGGGACTGGCGGCATCGAAAAACTCGACGCCGGCACCCTGGTGCTGAGCGGCGCCAACACCTACAGCGGTGGCACCACGGTCAGCGGCGGTACGCTGATCGGCAACACCACCAGCCTGCAAGGCAACATCCTCAACAACGCTTCGCTGGTGTTCCAGCAGAACGCCAATGGCCAGTTCAACGGTTCGCTGCGTGGACTGGGCGCGATGCTCAAACGTGGCGCCGGGACATTGCTGTTGATCGGTGACAATCCATTCAGCGGCACCGTGTCGGTGGATCAAGGCGTGCTGCAAGTCGGCAGCCGCGCCGCGCGGGCTTCGTTGGGTGGGCAAGTCACCGTGGCCAACGGCGCCGGTCTGAGCGGTAACGGCAGCGTCGGTTCGCTGGTCAACCACGGTGTGGTGGCATCGGGTGCCGAGGCTGGCACTCTGAGCGTGGCCGGCAACCTGACCAATGCCGCCGACGGTGTGCTGGCGTTGACCATCAGTTCGCCAACCGCGACACCGTTGGCGGTCGGCGGTACCGCAGCGCTAGGCGGCGGTTTGCAGGTCAATTCGCTGGCACCGTTCACCGGCAATACCGTGTACTCGCTGATCACGGCGGGTGGCGGTGTCACCGGTACCTTCAGCAGCGCAGATCTGCCGCAGTACGCCTTCCTCGACAGCTCGCTGGTTTACGGTGCCGATTCGGTGACCCTGGCGGTCAGCCGCAACGACAACTCGTTCGCCGATGTCGCTGCGACCGGCAACCAGAGCGCTACCGCTTCGGCGTTGTCGCGTAACGGTGCAGCGGGTACGGCGTTGCAGAACCAGATCGTCAACCTCAGCGTGGCCGGTGCGCGCAGTGCCTTTGACAGCCTGTCCGGCGAAATCCACGCCAGCACCGCCAGCGCGATTCTCGAAGATTCGCGTTACGTGCGTGAGGCCGTCAACGATCGCATGCGCCAGCCGTCGTGCAGCGCGGCGGATGATCCACGCCGTGCCCTGGCGCCAAGCGAGAACCAGTTGAGCAGCAACGGCTGCCACGGCGAAATGGTCGGCTGGGCCCGCGCACTGGGTGCCTGGGGTGAATCGGATGGCGACAGCAACAGCGCCAAACTCGATCGCAACCTCAGCGGCTTCCTGCTCGGCACCGACAAGCAGCTCGATGAGCAATGGCGCGTGGGCATGGCCGCCGGCTACACCCGCAGCGATCTCGACGCCCATGATCGTCGCTCGGATGCCACGGTCGAAAGCTACCACCTGGCGGCGTACCTCAACTCGCAGTTCGATGCACTGGCCGTGCGCCTCGGCGCGGCTTACAGCTGGCACGACATCGAGACCAAACGCGACGTCAGCGTCGGTACTTACAACGATCGCTTGAAAGCCAACTACGACGCACGCAGCGCACAGGTGTTCGGCGAAGTCGGTTACACCATTGACGCCGCCGGTATCGCTCTGGAGCCGTTCGCCGGTCTGGCCTACGTCAACTACGACACCGACAAGGCCAAGGAAAAGGGCGGAGTAGGGCGCCTGAAGGCGGATGCCGATCAGGACATCACCTTCTCGACCCTCGGCCTGCGCGCCGGCAAAGTCATCACCCTGAGCAACGGCGGGCAATTTACCCCGCGCGCGGCTGTGGGCTGGCGGCATGCGTTCGGCGACACCAAGCCTGACGCCGACCTGACCTTCATTGACGGCGGCGCCTCGTTCAGCACTCAAGGTGTGCCGATTGCCAAGGACAGCGCCATCGTTGAAGCGGGCGTGGACTTCCAGATCAGCCCGACCGGCAAGCTCGGGGTCGGCTACTCGGGGCAACTGTCGAACGACAACAACGATCACGCGATGACCATCAGCTTCAGCCTTGGCTTCTGA